The Lysobacter enzymogenes genome window below encodes:
- the ahcY gene encoding adenosylhomocysteinase yields MNAVPKTFSTEGDYKVADISLADWGRKEIDIAEHEMPGLMSIRKKYAAAQSLKGVRVTGSLHMTIQTAVLIETLRDLGADVRWASCNIFSTQDHAAAAIAASGTPVFAWKGESLEEYWDCTLAALSFPNGQGPELVVDDGGDVTLLIHKGYELENGDGWVNTPSGNHEEQVIKNLLKRVHAERPGFWHEVVKHWKGVSEETTTGVHRLYQLAEAGSLLVPAINVNDSVTKSKFDNLYGCRESLADGLKRAMDVMLAGKVAVVCGYGDVGKGSAHSLRAYGARVVVTEIDPINALQAAMEGFEVNTVESTLGRGDIYVTTTGNKDVLTLDHMSKMKDQAIVCNIGHFDNEIQVDALNASGAKRLNIKPQVDKYTFGNGNSIFLLAEGRLVNLGCATGHPSFVMSNSFSNQTLAQIDLWANKDSYEPKVYILPKKLDEEVARLHLEKIGVKLTTLTADQAQYLGVSVDGPYKPDHYRY; encoded by the coding sequence ATGAACGCTGTACCCAAGACCTTCTCGACCGAAGGCGATTACAAGGTCGCCGACATTTCCCTGGCCGACTGGGGCCGCAAGGAAATCGACATCGCCGAGCACGAAATGCCGGGCCTGATGTCGATCCGCAAGAAGTACGCCGCCGCGCAGTCGCTCAAGGGCGTGCGCGTGACCGGCTCGCTGCACATGACCATCCAGACCGCGGTGCTGATCGAGACCCTGCGCGACCTCGGCGCCGACGTGCGCTGGGCCTCGTGCAACATCTTCTCGACCCAGGACCACGCCGCCGCGGCGATCGCCGCCAGCGGCACCCCGGTGTTCGCCTGGAAGGGCGAGTCGCTGGAAGAATATTGGGACTGCACCCTGGCCGCGCTGAGCTTCCCGAACGGCCAGGGCCCGGAACTCGTCGTCGACGACGGCGGCGACGTGACCCTGCTGATCCACAAGGGCTACGAGCTCGAAAACGGCGACGGCTGGGTCAACACCCCGTCGGGCAACCACGAAGAACAGGTCATCAAGAACCTGCTCAAGCGCGTCCACGCCGAGCGCCCGGGCTTCTGGCACGAAGTGGTCAAGCACTGGAAGGGCGTCTCTGAGGAGACCACCACCGGCGTGCACCGCCTGTACCAGCTGGCCGAAGCCGGCTCGCTGCTGGTTCCGGCGATCAACGTCAACGACTCGGTCACCAAGTCCAAGTTCGACAACCTGTACGGCTGCCGCGAGTCGCTGGCCGACGGCCTCAAGCGCGCGATGGACGTGATGCTGGCCGGCAAGGTCGCGGTGGTGTGCGGCTACGGCGACGTCGGCAAGGGCTCGGCCCACTCGCTGCGCGCTTACGGCGCCCGCGTCGTGGTCACCGAGATCGACCCGATCAACGCGCTGCAGGCGGCGATGGAAGGCTTCGAGGTCAACACCGTCGAAAGCACCCTCGGCCGCGGCGACATCTACGTCACCACGACCGGCAACAAGGACGTGCTGACGCTGGACCACATGTCGAAGATGAAGGACCAGGCCATCGTCTGCAACATCGGCCACTTCGACAACGAGATCCAGGTCGACGCGCTGAACGCGTCCGGCGCCAAGCGCCTGAACATCAAGCCGCAGGTCGACAAGTACACCTTCGGCAACGGCAACTCGATCTTCCTGCTGGCCGAAGGCCGCCTGGTCAACCTCGGCTGCGCCACCGGCCACCCGAGCTTCGTGATGTCGAACTCGTTCTCGAACCAGACCCTCGCGCAGATCGACCTGTGGGCGAACAAGGACTCGTACGAGCCGAAGGTCTACATCCTGCCGAAGAAGCTCGACGAAGAAGTCGCGCGTCTGCATCTGGAGAAGATCGGCGTGAAGCTGACCACGCTGACTGCGGATCAGGCCCAGTACCTGGGCGTGTCGGTCGATGGTCCGTACAAGCCGGATCATTACCGTTATTGA
- a CDS encoding S9 family peptidase, with translation MKPPARPSDRRLSAPPRGHRVAPPGAALITRLLLPAALALCLSAQAAPAAKPGKTAAAPAAASVWGEGYQLPPKPLQAIVDAPRAPQLTLSPRRDLMAMVRTPSLPGIDVVAQPELKLAGLRIHPRVRAASRFSFGSGLDVLDIASGKTLPIDNLPSPLSLATLQWSPDQRWLAFNRVDAASGANELWLVELETRRARKLVSNLNTVVGRGYDWTPDSRRLLVRLQPEGQGEAPAAVAVPSGPAVQETQAGGGVRAIRTYQDLLRNENDARTFAYYLRTQLATVDLAGQVAKLGAPDLYMGVSFSPDGRHMLATRLERPFSYLVPASMFARRIEVLDAGGRFEYEVARLPLVDGLPTGNDAVPTGPRDVQWRGDAPATLVWAEAQDGGDPARAAAIRDAVFMQSAPFDKPPQTLARLAARFEAAYWGSGDLALIDEFWWKTRQVRQWRIAPDHGDRAPELLREGRSEDRYNDPGNPVMVADATGGERLLTGADGNSLYYIGEGASAEGDRPFLDRLDLSDKRRTRLFHSQAPYFERPVAVLDDAAKGVLTLRESPTEPANLQRRELGGDAAPVALTHFPHPTPQLRDIKKELIRYKRNDGVELSANLYLPPGYDAKRDGPLPMLMYAYPAEFKTAEAASQVIGSPYEFNAVSYWGPLPYLAMGYAVLDNPTMPIVGEGEREPNDTYIAQLTASAQAAIDEVVRRGVADRNRIAVGGHSYGAFMTANLLAHTRLFKAGIARSGAYNRTLTPFGFQAEERNYWQAQATYEAMSPFNFADRIKDPLLLIHGEQDNNSGTFPIQSERMYAAIKGLGGKARLVMLPNEAHAYRARESILQLLAETNRWLETYVKNAKPESAKAADAKAEAGQGAKAAK, from the coding sequence ATGAAGCCGCCCGCGCGCCCGTCCGACCGCCGCCTTTCCGCGCCGCCGCGCGGCCACCGCGTTGCGCCGCCCGGCGCCGCGCTGATTACGCGCCTGCTGCTGCCGGCGGCGCTGGCCCTGTGCCTGTCGGCGCAGGCCGCGCCCGCGGCCAAGCCCGGTAAGACCGCCGCCGCGCCGGCCGCCGCGAGCGTGTGGGGCGAAGGCTATCAACTGCCGCCCAAGCCGCTGCAGGCCATCGTCGACGCGCCGCGCGCGCCGCAGCTGACGCTGAGCCCGCGCCGCGACCTGATGGCGATGGTGCGCACGCCCTCGCTGCCCGGCATCGACGTGGTCGCCCAGCCCGAGCTCAAGCTCGCCGGCCTGCGCATCCACCCGCGCGTGCGCGCGGCCAGCCGTTTCAGCTTCGGCAGCGGCCTGGACGTGCTCGATATCGCCAGCGGCAAGACCCTGCCGATCGACAACCTGCCGTCGCCGCTGTCGCTGGCGACGCTGCAATGGTCGCCCGACCAGCGCTGGCTCGCGTTCAACCGCGTCGACGCCGCCAGCGGCGCCAACGAGCTGTGGCTGGTGGAACTGGAAACCCGGCGCGCGCGCAAGCTGGTGTCCAACCTCAACACCGTGGTCGGCCGCGGCTACGACTGGACCCCCGACAGCCGCCGCCTGCTGGTGCGCCTGCAACCCGAAGGCCAGGGCGAGGCGCCGGCCGCGGTCGCCGTGCCGAGCGGCCCGGCGGTGCAGGAAACCCAGGCCGGCGGCGGCGTGCGCGCGATCCGCACCTATCAGGACCTGCTGCGCAACGAGAACGACGCGCGCACCTTCGCGTACTACCTGCGCACGCAACTGGCGACGGTGGACCTGGCCGGACAGGTCGCCAAACTCGGCGCGCCGGATCTGTACATGGGCGTGTCGTTCTCGCCCGACGGCCGCCACATGCTGGCCACGCGGCTGGAGCGGCCGTTCTCGTACCTGGTGCCGGCGAGCATGTTCGCGCGCCGGATCGAGGTGCTCGACGCCGGCGGCCGCTTCGAATACGAAGTCGCGCGCCTGCCGCTGGTCGACGGCCTGCCGACCGGCAACGACGCGGTGCCGACCGGCCCGCGCGATGTGCAGTGGCGCGGCGACGCGCCGGCCACGCTGGTGTGGGCCGAAGCCCAGGACGGCGGCGACCCGGCGCGCGCGGCCGCGATCCGCGACGCGGTGTTCATGCAATCCGCGCCGTTCGACAAGCCGCCGCAAACCCTGGCGCGGCTGGCCGCGCGCTTCGAAGCCGCGTATTGGGGCAGCGGCGATCTGGCCCTGATCGACGAGTTCTGGTGGAAGACCCGGCAGGTGCGGCAGTGGCGCATCGCTCCCGACCACGGCGACCGCGCGCCGGAACTGCTGCGCGAAGGCCGCAGCGAAGACCGCTACAACGACCCCGGCAACCCGGTGATGGTCGCCGACGCGACCGGCGGCGAACGCCTGCTGACCGGCGCCGACGGCAACAGCCTGTACTACATCGGCGAAGGCGCTTCGGCCGAAGGCGACCGCCCGTTCCTCGATCGCCTGGATCTGTCCGACAAGCGCCGCACCCGCCTGTTCCATTCGCAGGCGCCGTACTTCGAGCGCCCGGTCGCGGTGCTCGACGACGCGGCCAAGGGCGTGCTGACCTTGCGCGAATCGCCGACCGAACCGGCCAACCTGCAACGGCGCGAACTCGGCGGCGACGCCGCGCCGGTTGCGCTGACCCATTTCCCGCATCCCACGCCGCAGCTGCGCGACATCAAGAAGGAACTGATCCGCTACAAGCGCAACGACGGCGTCGAGCTCAGCGCCAACCTGTACCTGCCGCCGGGCTACGACGCCAAGCGCGACGGCCCGCTGCCGATGCTGATGTACGCCTATCCGGCCGAGTTCAAGACCGCCGAGGCGGCCAGCCAGGTGATCGGTTCGCCGTACGAATTCAACGCGGTCAGCTACTGGGGCCCGCTGCCGTATCTGGCGATGGGCTATGCGGTGCTCGACAACCCGACCATGCCGATCGTCGGCGAAGGCGAGCGCGAACCCAACGACACCTACATCGCCCAGCTCACCGCCAGCGCCCAGGCCGCGATCGACGAAGTGGTGCGGCGCGGCGTCGCCGACCGCAACCGCATCGCCGTCGGCGGCCATTCCTACGGCGCGTTCATGACCGCCAACCTGCTCGCGCACACCCGTCTGTTCAAGGCCGGCATCGCCCGCAGCGGCGCCTACAACCGCACTCTGACGCCGTTCGGCTTCCAGGCCGAGGAACGCAATTACTGGCAGGCCCAGGCGACCTACGAAGCGATGTCGCCGTTCAACTTCGCCGACCGGATCAAGGACCCGCTGCTGCTGATCCACGGCGAGCAGGACAACAACTCGGGCACTTTCCCGATCCAGAGCGAACGCATGTACGCGGCGATCAAGGGCCTGGGCGGCAAAGCGCGGCTGGTGATGCTGCCGAACGAAGCCCACGCTTACCGCGCGCGCGAATCGATCCTGCAGCTGTTGGCCGAGACCAATCGCTGGCTGGAGACTTACGTCAAGAACGCGAAGCCCGAAAGCGCCAAGGCCGCGGACGCGAAGGCCGAAGCGGGGCAGGGGGCGAAGGCGGCGAAGTAA
- a CDS encoding sensor histidine kinase, giving the protein MLRNTTRSALIDAAFWTGYCAFNLSMSAAFGRITSGAWVIAVGLAVELWIAGRVMRAIAQRRHWFELGPLRLAARLFACVVIGSGLAQLALVPPLWVAAKWNWVYLGPDNTAGFAWPMLLMYWAQTAVILALWAALWSWTVAMRRYREGEIARLNAESLRHASELDALRARLNPHFVFNALNNLRALINEDTERARELVTRLSSTLRHALDHSQRESVSVAEELSVVDDYLAVESVHYEDRLRVVRDVDPAALDLRLPPMALQLLVENAIKHGIARTPGGGELSLRVRADGARLRIEVANPGRIEAESVRRGVGLAYLRTRLAHASPPGAFELRQHGARVTAHMEISQ; this is encoded by the coding sequence ATGTTGCGAAACACCACCCGTTCGGCGCTGATCGACGCCGCGTTCTGGACCGGCTACTGCGCCTTCAATCTGAGCATGTCGGCGGCGTTCGGCCGGATCACTTCCGGCGCGTGGGTGATCGCGGTCGGGCTGGCGGTGGAGTTGTGGATCGCCGGCCGGGTCATGCGCGCGATCGCCCAGCGCCGGCATTGGTTCGAACTCGGGCCGCTGCGGCTGGCCGCGCGGTTGTTCGCCTGCGTGGTGATCGGCTCGGGCCTGGCGCAACTGGCGCTGGTGCCGCCGCTGTGGGTGGCGGCGAAGTGGAACTGGGTCTATCTCGGCCCGGACAACACCGCCGGTTTCGCCTGGCCGATGCTGCTGATGTACTGGGCGCAGACCGCGGTGATCCTGGCGCTGTGGGCGGCGCTGTGGAGCTGGACGGTGGCGATGCGCCGCTACCGCGAGGGCGAGATCGCCCGGCTCAACGCCGAATCGCTGCGCCATGCGTCCGAACTGGACGCCTTGCGCGCGCGCTTGAACCCGCACTTCGTATTCAACGCGCTCAACAACCTGCGCGCGCTGATCAACGAAGACACCGAGCGCGCGCGCGAACTGGTCACGCGCCTGTCCTCGACCCTGCGCCACGCGCTCGACCACAGCCAGCGCGAGAGCGTCAGCGTGGCCGAGGAATTGAGCGTGGTCGACGATTACCTCGCGGTCGAATCGGTGCATTACGAAGACCGGCTGCGGGTGGTGCGCGACGTCGATCCGGCCGCGCTCGACCTGCGGCTGCCGCCGATGGCGCTGCAACTGCTGGTGGAGAACGCGATCAAGCACGGCATCGCCCGCACCCCCGGCGGCGGCGAGCTGAGCCTGCGCGTGCGCGCCGACGGCGCGCGGCTGCGGATCGAGGTCGCCAACCCGGGCCGGATCGAAGCCGAATCGGTGCGCCGCGGCGTCGGCCTGGCCTATTTGCGCACCCGGCTGGCCCACGCCTCGCCGCCGGGCGCGTTCGAACTGCGCCAGCACGGCGCGCGGGTGACGGCGCACATGGAGATTTCGCAATGA
- a CDS encoding alpha/beta fold hydrolase, whose product MPQSHRPKRLRRAAVALSALLAAGAAQAATERFQDLTIEVVGQGRPVLMIPGLNSGADTWRETCAALQADRVQCHMVQFPGLAGAPPIKTAAYNDTMRDELLAYIEQRKLERPVVMGHSLGGFVALKMGMAKPQAIDRFIIVDTLGFLGALYGPTLTAQTIRPMAESMAAMVRTQPQAHYYRGIAVTAQSMTASDDKVALLRRWGEASDRATTAQALVEMMTTDLRPELDQVKVPTLVLAGWVGGARFGATRESTLAMYKQHYAKLDGVRIEMSQDGYHFLMWDDPQWLQGQVRGFLAEPKPAG is encoded by the coding sequence ATGCCCCAGTCCCATCGTCCCAAGCGCCTGCGCCGCGCCGCCGTCGCCCTGAGCGCCTTGCTCGCCGCCGGCGCCGCGCAGGCCGCGACCGAGCGTTTCCAGGATCTGACCATCGAAGTCGTCGGCCAGGGCCGGCCGGTGCTGATGATCCCCGGCCTCAACTCCGGCGCCGACACCTGGCGCGAGACCTGCGCCGCATTGCAGGCCGACCGCGTGCAATGCCACATGGTCCAGTTCCCCGGCCTCGCCGGCGCGCCGCCGATCAAGACCGCGGCCTACAACGACACCATGCGCGACGAGCTGCTGGCCTACATCGAGCAGCGCAAGCTCGAGCGCCCGGTGGTGATGGGCCACAGCCTCGGCGGCTTCGTCGCGCTGAAGATGGGCATGGCCAAGCCGCAGGCGATCGACAGGTTCATCATCGTCGACACCCTGGGTTTCCTCGGTGCGCTGTACGGCCCGACCCTGACCGCGCAGACGATCCGGCCGATGGCCGAAAGCATGGCCGCGATGGTGCGGACCCAGCCGCAGGCGCATTACTACCGCGGCATCGCCGTGACCGCGCAGAGCATGACCGCGAGCGACGACAAGGTCGCGCTGCTGCGCCGCTGGGGCGAAGCCAGCGACCGCGCCACCACCGCCCAGGCCCTGGTCGAGATGATGACCACCGACCTGCGCCCGGAGTTGGACCAAGTCAAGGTGCCGACCCTGGTGCTGGCCGGCTGGGTCGGCGGCGCGCGCTTCGGCGCGACCCGCGAGTCGACCCTGGCGATGTACAAACAGCACTACGCCAAACTCGACGGCGTGCGCATCGAGATGAGCCAGGACGGTTACCATTTCCTGATGTGGGACGATCCGCAGTGGCTGCAAGGGCAGGTGCGCGGTTTCCTGGCCGAGCCCAAGCCGGCGGGTTGA
- a CDS encoding LytR/AlgR family response regulator transcription factor, with translation MSLRPLSVLIVDDTRLARQELRTLLAQSPQVEVLGEAEDVPQAQDAIARLRPDLVLLDIQMPSGSGFDVIAGLDSAPLVVFTTAYDQYAVQAFEANALDYLVKPVEPERLAAALQRARQRLPGDTPPAEARGPLGADDQVFLRDGERCWFVALREVHRIVVDGNYARVWFRSECALLARSLSALEARLDPSLFFRANRNTLVNLRSVKSVELTVGDGYELELKDGSRVEVSRRQSRELRERLSL, from the coding sequence ATGAGCCTGCGCCCGCTGAGCGTGCTGATCGTCGACGACACCCGCCTGGCGCGGCAGGAACTGCGCACCTTGCTGGCGCAATCGCCGCAGGTCGAAGTGCTCGGCGAAGCCGAGGACGTGCCGCAGGCGCAGGACGCGATCGCGCGGCTGCGGCCGGATCTGGTGCTGCTCGACATCCAGATGCCGTCCGGCAGCGGCTTCGACGTCATCGCCGGCCTCGACAGCGCGCCGCTGGTGGTGTTCACCACCGCGTACGACCAGTACGCCGTGCAGGCCTTCGAGGCCAACGCGCTCGACTATCTGGTCAAGCCGGTCGAACCCGAGCGGCTGGCCGCGGCCTTGCAACGCGCGCGCCAGCGCCTGCCCGGCGACACCCCGCCGGCCGAAGCGCGCGGCCCGCTCGGCGCCGACGACCAGGTGTTCCTGCGCGACGGCGAACGCTGCTGGTTCGTGGCCTTGCGCGAAGTGCACCGCATCGTCGTCGACGGCAACTACGCCCGCGTGTGGTTCCGCAGCGAATGCGCGCTGCTGGCGCGCAGCCTCAGCGCGCTGGAGGCGCGGCTGGATCCGTCGCTGTTCTTCCGCGCCAACCGCAACACGCTGGTGAACCTGCGCTCGGTGAAGTCGGTGGAGCTGACGGTCGGCGACGGCTACGAGCTGGAGCTCAAGGACGGCAGTCGGGTCGAGGTGTCGCGGCGGCAGTCGCGGGAGTTGCGCGAGCGGTTGTCGTTGTAA
- a CDS encoding TetR/AcrR family transcriptional regulator — translation MNAIPATHDVRKHILDVAYPLMLRKGFTGVGLAEVLSTAQVPKGSFYHYFGSKEAFGEAVLEAYFSEYLLHVDALMAQPGSGAQRLIAYFEDWREAQTGSDPEGRCLVVKLGAEVCDLSEPMRAALERGTGAVIARLARCIERGRADGSLAAAPDPQTAARTLYQNWIGASLLAKIQRGSEPMAQAMAGTRQLLGLPAQS, via the coding sequence ATGAACGCGATCCCCGCCACCCACGACGTACGCAAGCACATCCTCGACGTCGCCTACCCGCTGATGCTGCGCAAAGGCTTCACCGGCGTCGGCTTGGCCGAAGTGCTGTCGACCGCGCAGGTGCCGAAGGGCTCGTTCTATCACTACTTCGGTTCCAAGGAAGCCTTCGGCGAAGCGGTGCTGGAGGCCTATTTTTCCGAGTACCTGCTTCACGTCGACGCGCTGATGGCGCAGCCCGGCAGCGGCGCGCAGCGCCTGATCGCCTACTTCGAGGACTGGCGCGAGGCGCAGACCGGTTCCGACCCGGAAGGCCGCTGCCTGGTGGTCAAGCTCGGCGCCGAGGTCTGCGACCTGTCCGAGCCGATGCGCGCGGCGCTGGAGCGCGGCACCGGCGCGGTCATCGCCCGGCTCGCGCGCTGCATCGAGCGCGGCCGCGCCGACGGTTCGCTGGCGGCCGCGCCGGACCCGCAGACCGCGGCGCGGACCCTCTATCAGAACTGGATCGGCGCCAGCCTGCTGGCCAAGATCCAGCGCGGCAGCGAGCCGATGGCGCAGGCCATGGCCGGCACCCGTCAGTTGCTCGGCCTGCCCGCGCAAAGCTGA